From the Sinorhizobium garamanticum genome, one window contains:
- a CDS encoding MFS transporter yields MTLQTQAPATGVHLERAVEDRAYTKVFWRIVPFLMLCYVVAYLDRVNVGFAKLQMSSELGLSEAAYGVGAGIFFIGYFLFEVPSNVILNKVGARVWIARIMITWGVISAAFMFTSSETAFYVLRFLLGIAEAGFFPGIILYLTSWYPAHRRAKIVATFMSAIPISAIFGNPLSGLLIDSFHGTHGLSGWQWMFLIEAIPAVALGIVTFFYLDDTIRDASWLTDEEKNLLSVNIGADNRAKASSPHSIVGTMTDRRVWLMCLIYFCFVLGQYGLNFWMPTMVKASGVTGNLQIGLISAIPYVCTFIAMLALGRSSDRLRERRWHLVVPAVIAAGGFAAATMATSTTVAIICLSFAAAGAISCAPLFWSLPTAFLAGTGAAAGIAWINSVGNLAGFLGPFMVGYLKDFTGSNSAGMYFLAAVLVIGALAVLTVPGKTVNR; encoded by the coding sequence ATGACGCTGCAAACGCAGGCGCCAGCCACTGGCGTACACCTCGAACGGGCGGTCGAGGATCGCGCCTATACCAAGGTTTTCTGGAGAATCGTCCCGTTCTTGATGCTCTGCTACGTGGTCGCCTATCTCGACCGCGTCAACGTCGGCTTTGCCAAGCTGCAGATGTCGAGCGAACTGGGCCTATCGGAAGCGGCCTACGGCGTCGGCGCCGGCATCTTCTTCATCGGTTATTTTCTGTTCGAAGTGCCGAGCAACGTCATACTGAACAAGGTCGGCGCCCGCGTATGGATCGCCCGCATCATGATCACCTGGGGCGTCATCTCCGCGGCGTTCATGTTCACCTCGTCGGAAACAGCATTCTATGTGCTGCGGTTCCTGCTCGGCATCGCCGAGGCCGGATTCTTTCCCGGCATCATCCTCTACCTGACATCCTGGTATCCGGCGCATCGCCGCGCCAAGATCGTTGCGACCTTCATGTCCGCAATCCCGATCTCGGCCATCTTCGGCAATCCGCTTTCCGGTCTGCTTATCGACAGCTTCCATGGAACGCATGGCCTTTCAGGCTGGCAATGGATGTTCCTGATCGAAGCCATTCCTGCCGTCGCCCTCGGGATTGTGACCTTCTTCTATCTCGATGACACGATCCGGGACGCAAGCTGGCTCACCGACGAGGAAAAGAACTTGCTCTCCGTGAATATCGGCGCCGACAATCGGGCGAAAGCGTCGAGCCCGCACAGCATCGTCGGAACGATGACCGACCGTCGCGTCTGGCTGATGTGCCTCATCTATTTCTGCTTCGTGCTCGGGCAATACGGCCTGAATTTCTGGATGCCGACGATGGTCAAGGCATCCGGTGTCACCGGCAACCTGCAAATCGGCCTAATCTCGGCTATCCCCTACGTCTGCACGTTCATAGCCATGCTGGCGCTCGGGCGTTCTTCGGACCGGTTGCGCGAACGGCGTTGGCACCTCGTCGTCCCGGCTGTCATCGCAGCCGGCGGCTTCGCCGCGGCGACAATGGCAACGAGCACGACGGTCGCCATCATCTGCCTCTCCTTCGCAGCCGCCGGTGCCATCAGTTGCGCACCGCTCTTCTGGTCGCTGCCGACGGCCTTTCTCGCCGGCACAGGTGCGGCAGCCGGCATCGCCTGGATCAATTCGGTCGGCAATCTTGCCGGATTCCTCGGGCCGTTTATGGTCGGCTACCTGAAGGACTTCACTGGCAGCAACAGTGCAGGCATGTATTTCCTGGCCGCCGTTCTCGTCATCGGCGCGCTCGCCGTGCTGACCGTTCCAGGCAAGACCGTCAACCGCTAA
- a CDS encoding LacI family DNA-binding transcriptional regulator, protein MEFKHHTAVTLAEVAEAAGVGESTVSRVLRNHGSFSKKTRDRVMEAVERLGYVPNRIAGTLASAGSRLVAFVIPSLSNIVFPDVLRGASSVLEANQHQAVFSVTDYDAEREEALVAAMLAWRPTAVMLAGFEHTEGTVKRLRASGCRVVEMLDLDGTALDLAVGLSNRSAGRTSADFLLKRGYRRIGYVGHDLDRDTRARKRFGGFCEALGAAGFALVDREICAGGSSVESGRLGLERLLARSSLDAVYFSNDDMALGGYFHCLARGISIPSQLAIFGYNGLDIGRVTPQPLSTIRTPRVETGRVAAELVVTDAPPQVVDLGFELIEGATA, encoded by the coding sequence TTGGAATTCAAGCACCACACTGCGGTAACCCTTGCCGAGGTCGCGGAAGCAGCCGGCGTCGGCGAGAGCACGGTGTCGCGGGTGCTCCGCAACCATGGCTCCTTTTCCAAGAAGACGCGGGACCGGGTGATGGAGGCGGTCGAACGGCTCGGCTATGTACCGAACCGGATCGCCGGGACGCTCGCTTCCGCCGGATCGCGGCTCGTCGCCTTCGTCATTCCCTCGCTGTCCAACATCGTCTTTCCCGATGTGCTGCGCGGCGCGAGCAGCGTTTTGGAAGCAAATCAGCATCAGGCCGTCTTTTCCGTCACCGACTATGACGCGGAACGCGAGGAGGCGCTTGTCGCCGCGATGCTCGCCTGGCGGCCGACGGCGGTCATGCTTGCTGGCTTCGAGCATACCGAAGGCACGGTGAAGAGGCTGCGCGCGAGCGGCTGTCGTGTGGTGGAGATGCTCGATCTCGACGGAACCGCGCTGGATCTGGCCGTTGGCTTGTCCAACCGCTCAGCCGGGCGCACAAGCGCCGATTTTCTCTTGAAGCGCGGCTATCGCCGGATCGGCTATGTCGGACATGATCTCGATCGCGACACCCGCGCCCGCAAGCGCTTCGGCGGCTTCTGCGAGGCACTCGGCGCCGCCGGCTTTGCGCTCGTCGACCGGGAGATTTGCGCGGGCGGCTCATCGGTTGAAAGCGGGCGGCTTGGGCTGGAGCGTCTGCTCGCCAGAAGCTCTCTCGATGCCGTCTATTTTTCAAACGACGACATGGCGCTCGGCGGCTATTTCCACTGCCTGGCACGCGGGATTTCGATCCCCTCGCAACTGGCGATCTTCGGCTACAATGGTCTCGACATCGGCCGGGTCACGCCGCAGCCGCTCTCGACCATTCGCACGCCCCGCGTCGAGACGGGCCGGGTGGCAGCTGAACTTGTCGTCACGGATGCGCCGCCGCAGGTCGTCGATCTCGGGTTCGAATTGATCGAAGGCGCAACCGCCTGA
- a CDS encoding aldolase produces MSEARQREEICRYGRSLFERGLTPGSSGNISLRLDDGSWLVTPTNASLGFLDPARISRLDGAGRLLSGDKPTKEIPLHTALYETRGSARAIVHLHSTHAVALTMLPEVDPRAALPPMTPYYLMRAGETALVPYYRPGDPAVADAIRGLAGKYSSVLLANHGPVVAGDSLEAAVFATEELEETAKLYLLLRNLNPRYLSPEQVDDLAKTFGLDLPSRGGHEGHDHD; encoded by the coding sequence ATGTCCGAAGCACGTCAGCGCGAGGAAATCTGCCGCTATGGACGATCGCTGTTCGAGCGCGGCCTGACACCCGGCTCGTCGGGCAACATATCGCTGAGGCTCGACGACGGCAGTTGGCTGGTGACGCCGACCAATGCCTCGCTCGGCTTCCTCGACCCCGCCCGTATCTCCAGGCTCGACGGCGCGGGTCGGCTGCTATCAGGAGACAAGCCGACCAAGGAAATTCCGCTTCACACCGCCCTTTACGAGACGCGCGGCAGCGCCCGCGCGATCGTCCATCTCCATTCCACCCATGCGGTGGCGCTCACGATGCTGCCGGAGGTCGATCCGCGCGCCGCGCTGCCGCCGATGACGCCCTATTATCTGATGCGCGCCGGTGAAACGGCTCTTGTGCCCTACTATCGTCCCGGCGACCCGGCGGTTGCCGATGCGATCCGCGGACTTGCGGGCAAGTACTCCTCGGTGTTGCTCGCCAATCACGGTCCGGTGGTGGCGGGCGACAGCCTCGAGGCGGCGGTGTTCGCCACCGAAGAACTCGAGGAAACGGCAAAGCTCTATCTGCTGCTGCGCAATCTCAATCCACGTTATCTCAGCCCGGAGCAGGTGGATGACCTTGCGAAAACCTTCGGGCTCGACCTGCCATCCCGTGGCGGTCATGAAGGGCATGATCACGACTGA
- a CDS encoding FadR/GntR family transcriptional regulator, which yields MNGSPILTQMPKIGRSLERRTARDVIADKLMVLVATNMLHPGDELPGERELANVLHVSRETVRGAIQALAARGIIEVSQGSRSRVANVDLSDVTVTIASPNAIDSYDLEAVHAARLHIELKVVGDAAENIDQDTLSKLESLLEAQRLGGDDAMRFLICDREFHVAIYRACGNPLLSDFVTDLYTYMMNYRRSAMSRPGAIDASHKDHCEIVAALARRDRDAVVTAFRHHLMRIYETTKELLAEHGRAEKPAGKGGKTR from the coding sequence GTGAATGGCAGTCCCATACTCACGCAAATGCCGAAGATCGGGCGGAGCCTCGAACGCCGCACCGCGCGTGACGTGATTGCCGACAAGCTGATGGTTCTCGTTGCGACCAACATGCTGCATCCGGGCGACGAACTCCCCGGCGAGCGCGAACTCGCCAACGTGCTCCATGTCAGCCGTGAGACCGTGCGCGGCGCCATCCAGGCGCTTGCCGCGCGCGGCATCATCGAGGTTTCGCAAGGCAGCCGCAGCCGGGTTGCCAATGTCGATCTCAGCGACGTCACCGTGACGATCGCCTCGCCGAACGCCATCGACAGCTATGATCTCGAGGCGGTTCATGCCGCTAGGCTGCATATCGAGTTGAAGGTCGTGGGTGATGCCGCCGAAAACATCGATCAGGACACGCTCAGCAAACTGGAGAGCCTGCTCGAAGCGCAGCGGCTCGGCGGCGACGATGCCATGCGATTCCTGATCTGCGACCGTGAATTTCATGTGGCGATCTATCGGGCTTGTGGCAATCCGCTGCTCTCGGACTTCGTCACCGATCTCTACACCTACATGATGAATTACCGGCGCAGCGCCATGTCCCGGCCCGGCGCTATAGATGCCAGCCACAAGGATCACTGCGAGATCGTGGCAGCGCTTGCCCGGCGCGACCGCGATGCCGTCGTCACGGCGTTTCGCCATCATCTCATGCGAATCTACGAGACAACGAAGGAATTGCTCGCCGAGCACGGGCGGGCGGAAAAGCCAGCAGGCAAGGGTGGGAAGACACGCTGA
- the denD gene encoding D-erythronate dehydrogenase yields MHVMVIGAAGMIGRKLVEKLAAEPGALGYEITRLTLVDVVEAPVPATLSATSTARALDLSSEGGAERLIASRPDVIFHLAAIVSGEAEADFDKGYRVNLDGTRSLFEAIRHEGRNEPYFPRLIFASSIAVFGQPFPEKIGDEFFTTPLTSYGTQKAICELLLADYTRRGIFDGIGIRLPTICIRPGKPNKAASGFFSNILREPLVGQEAVLPVDENVRHWFASPRSAVGFFVHAARMDTANIGPRRNLTMPGLSALVGEEIEALRRIAGEKAARLIRREPDPIISSIVSGWATDFDARRARELGFLAESNFDEIIRIHIEDELGGRI; encoded by the coding sequence ATGCATGTCATGGTCATAGGCGCGGCCGGAATGATCGGCCGCAAGCTGGTCGAGAAGCTTGCCGCAGAGCCGGGCGCCCTCGGCTATGAGATCACCCGGCTCACGTTGGTAGACGTGGTCGAGGCACCAGTGCCCGCGACACTTTCCGCGACTTCGACGGCGCGCGCGCTCGATCTGTCGTCTGAAGGCGGCGCAGAACGGCTCATCGCGTCACGGCCGGATGTCATCTTCCATCTGGCGGCGATTGTTTCCGGCGAGGCGGAGGCCGATTTCGACAAGGGCTACCGCGTCAATCTCGACGGTACACGTTCGCTCTTCGAAGCGATCCGCCACGAAGGCCGCAACGAACCCTATTTCCCGCGTCTCATCTTTGCCTCGTCGATTGCCGTCTTCGGCCAGCCCTTCCCGGAGAAGATCGGGGACGAATTTTTCACGACCCCGCTGACCAGCTACGGGACGCAAAAGGCCATCTGCGAATTGCTGCTCGCCGACTATACGCGCCGAGGCATCTTCGACGGGATCGGCATCCGCCTCCCGACCATCTGCATCCGGCCCGGCAAACCCAACAAGGCGGCGTCGGGCTTCTTCTCGAACATTCTGCGCGAACCGCTGGTCGGGCAGGAGGCGGTATTGCCGGTGGACGAGAATGTGCGTCACTGGTTCGCGAGCCCGCGCTCAGCGGTCGGTTTTTTCGTGCACGCCGCGCGCATGGACACCGCGAACATCGGGCCGCGGCGCAACCTGACCATGCCAGGCCTGTCGGCACTCGTCGGCGAGGAGATCGAGGCGCTTCGGCGTATTGCCGGCGAGAAGGCGGCGCGCCTCATCCGCCGCGAACCGGATCCCATCATTTCCTCGATCGTCTCCGGCTGGGCGACCGATTTCGACGCCCGGAGGGCGCGCGAACTCGGTTTCTTGGCGGAAAGCAATTTCGACGAGATCATCCGGATCCATATCGAGGACGAGCTTGGAGGGAGGATCTGA
- a CDS encoding SDR family oxidoreductase, which translates to MAQAKRSGEGKIALVTGGGTGVGRGLAKALSAEGYSLVITGRRPDVLERAAGEIARETGGTVRAITCDVGNPAQVAALFGAIRDEFGRLDLLVNNAGSNVPPVPLEDVTFEQWSDIVAANLTGAFLCTQHAFRLMKSQSPRGGRIINNGSISATTPRPNSAPYTATKHAITGLTKSTALDGRAHDIACGQIDIGNAATDMTEKMGTGVLQANGEIAAEPTIPVAHVAEAVIYMASLPLTANVLTMTVMATKMPLVGRG; encoded by the coding sequence ATGGCGCAAGCGAAAAGATCGGGCGAAGGAAAGATCGCGCTCGTGACCGGCGGCGGCACCGGCGTCGGTCGCGGGCTCGCCAAGGCCTTGAGCGCCGAGGGCTACAGCCTCGTTATCACCGGCCGCAGGCCTGACGTGCTTGAGCGCGCGGCAGGCGAAATCGCGCGGGAGACTGGCGGCACTGTGCGGGCGATCACCTGCGACGTCGGCAACCCGGCCCAGGTCGCGGCACTGTTCGGGGCAATCCGGGACGAGTTCGGTCGGCTCGATCTGCTTGTCAACAATGCCGGGTCGAACGTGCCGCCGGTGCCGCTCGAGGACGTGACGTTCGAGCAATGGAGCGACATCGTCGCGGCGAACCTGACCGGCGCCTTCCTCTGCACCCAGCACGCTTTCCGGCTGATGAAAAGCCAAAGCCCGCGCGGCGGACGGATCATCAACAACGGCTCCATTTCGGCGACGACGCCGAGGCCGAATTCCGCCCCCTATACCGCGACCAAACACGCGATCACGGGGCTGACGAAATCCACCGCGCTCGACGGGCGGGCGCACGATATTGCCTGCGGCCAGATCGACATCGGCAATGCGGCTACCGATATGACTGAGAAGATGGGCACGGGCGTGTTGCAGGCCAATGGCGAGATCGCGGCCGAGCCGACCATTCCCGTCGCGCACGTGGCCGAGGCCGTCATCTACATGGCGAGCCTGCCGCTGACCGCCAACGTGCTGACCATGACCGTCATGGCGACGAAGATGCCGTTGGTCGGACGCGGATAG
- a CDS encoding ABC transporter ATP-binding protein, whose protein sequence is MAAVDFVDVRKSFGAFPVIKGVNIEIEDGEFVILVGPSGCGKSTLLRMLAGLENISAGEIRIGNRVVNSLPPKDRDIAMVFQNYALYPHMTVADNMAFSLMLAGSPKADIDKRVGVAAEILGLSKLLDRYPRQLSGGQRQRVAMGRAIVRDPQVFLFDEPLSNLDAKLRVAMRAEIKELHQRLKTTTVYVTHDQIEAMTMADKIVVMHDGIVEQIGAPLDLYDNPVNLFVAGFIGSPAMNMIKGRLDPANGNAFLTEDGTALPVARPAAAANGRDLVYGLRPEYMVLDPNGLPVEVVVIEPTGYETQMIVRLGGSDVTCVFRERVTAKPGETIRLSIDAAHVHLFEAESGRRLFD, encoded by the coding sequence ATGGCAGCCGTGGACTTTGTCGATGTCAGGAAATCGTTCGGTGCCTTTCCCGTCATCAAGGGCGTGAACATCGAAATCGAGGACGGCGAGTTCGTCATCCTCGTCGGTCCTTCCGGTTGCGGAAAATCCACGCTGCTGCGGATGCTGGCGGGACTTGAAAACATCTCCGCGGGCGAGATCCGCATCGGCAACCGCGTGGTCAATTCGCTACCGCCGAAGGACCGCGACATTGCTATGGTGTTCCAGAATTATGCGCTCTATCCGCATATGACGGTCGCCGACAATATGGCCTTCTCGCTGATGCTCGCCGGTTCGCCCAAGGCGGATATCGACAAGCGCGTCGGCGTGGCGGCGGAGATTCTCGGCCTGTCGAAGCTGCTCGACCGCTATCCGCGTCAGCTCTCCGGCGGTCAACGCCAGCGCGTGGCCATGGGCCGGGCGATCGTGCGCGACCCGCAGGTGTTTCTCTTCGACGAGCCGCTTTCGAACCTCGATGCGAAGCTGCGCGTGGCCATGCGCGCCGAGATCAAGGAACTGCATCAGCGCCTCAAAACCACCACCGTTTATGTCACTCACGACCAGATTGAGGCGATGACCATGGCCGACAAGATCGTCGTGATGCATGACGGTATCGTCGAGCAGATCGGCGCGCCGCTCGATCTCTATGACAACCCGGTCAATCTTTTTGTCGCCGGCTTCATCGGCTCGCCGGCGATGAACATGATCAAGGGCAGGCTGGATCCGGCCAATGGCAATGCGTTCCTCACCGAGGACGGCACGGCACTGCCGGTGGCGCGCCCCGCCGCTGCCGCCAACGGACGTGACCTCGTCTACGGGCTTCGACCCGAATACATGGTGCTGGACCCGAACGGGCTTCCCGTCGAAGTCGTGGTGATCGAGCCGACCGGCTACGAGACGCAGATGATCGTCCGGCTGGGAGGCAGCGATGTCACCTGCGTCTTCCGCGAAAGGGTGACTGCGAAGCCCGGCGAGACCATCCGTCTGTCGATCGATGCCGCCCATGTTCACCTGTTTGAGGCCGAGAGCGGACGACGCTTGTTTGATTGA
- a CDS encoding ABC transporter substrate-binding protein, which produces MPIKRRDFLAASAALAGTAGLSPLGIRPSFAQAAEPNYKPEEGASLRLLRWTPFVKGDEDAWLANTKKFTEATGVEVRIDKESWEDIRPKAAVAANVGSGPDMIMCWFDDAHQYPDKLVDVTELANYLGNKYGGWYDGVKGYATHGDKFIAMPLTAIGNAVCYRESHMKAAGFSEFPKDTAGFLELCKALKAKGTPAGFPHGKAVGDGNNYAHWLLWSHGGKMVDESGKVTINSPETLAAINYAKQLYETFIPGTESWLDINNNRAFLAGQVSLTANGVSLYYAAKKDPALAELAADIRTTNFPVGPVGQSVELHQTSSLLLFNHTKYPEAAKAYIKFMMESDQMNAWIQGSSAYCCQPLKAFADNPVWTSDPIHAPYARASETLRPNGYAGPLGYASAGVMADYVLVDMFASAVTGQTTPEDAVTEAERRANRYYRV; this is translated from the coding sequence ATGCCAATAAAGAGACGTGACTTCCTCGCAGCCTCGGCTGCTCTTGCCGGCACGGCGGGCCTTTCGCCGCTCGGCATCCGCCCGTCCTTCGCGCAGGCCGCCGAGCCGAACTACAAGCCGGAGGAAGGCGCAAGTCTGCGACTTCTGCGCTGGACGCCTTTCGTCAAGGGCGACGAGGATGCCTGGCTTGCCAACACCAAGAAATTCACTGAGGCGACTGGCGTCGAGGTACGCATCGACAAGGAAAGCTGGGAAGATATTCGTCCGAAGGCAGCGGTCGCCGCCAACGTCGGCTCCGGCCCCGACATGATCATGTGCTGGTTCGACGATGCGCATCAATATCCGGACAAGCTCGTGGACGTGACCGAGCTCGCGAATTATCTCGGCAACAAGTATGGCGGCTGGTATGACGGCGTGAAGGGTTATGCGACCCACGGCGACAAGTTCATAGCCATGCCGCTGACAGCGATCGGGAACGCCGTCTGCTACCGTGAGAGCCACATGAAGGCGGCGGGTTTCAGCGAATTCCCGAAAGACACCGCAGGCTTCCTCGAGCTCTGCAAGGCGTTGAAGGCCAAGGGGACACCGGCCGGTTTCCCGCACGGCAAGGCCGTCGGCGACGGCAACAACTATGCCCATTGGCTGCTGTGGAGCCATGGCGGCAAGATGGTCGACGAGAGTGGCAAGGTCACCATCAACAGTCCTGAGACGCTCGCCGCGATCAACTACGCAAAACAGCTATACGAAACCTTCATTCCGGGCACCGAAAGCTGGCTCGACATCAACAACAACCGCGCCTTCCTGGCGGGCCAGGTGTCGCTGACGGCCAACGGTGTTTCGCTCTACTACGCGGCGAAGAAGGATCCGGCGCTTGCGGAGCTGGCGGCCGACATCCGCACCACCAACTTCCCCGTCGGCCCGGTCGGCCAGAGCGTCGAGCTCCACCAGACGAGTTCGCTGCTGCTTTTCAACCACACCAAGTATCCGGAGGCGGCCAAGGCCTACATCAAGTTCATGATGGAATCCGACCAGATGAACGCCTGGATCCAAGGGTCGAGTGCCTATTGCTGCCAGCCCTTGAAGGCCTTCGCCGACAACCCGGTCTGGACCTCCGATCCGATCCACGCTCCCTATGCGCGCGCTTCGGAAACATTGCGTCCGAACGGTTATGCCGGGCCGCTCGGCTATGCTTCGGCCGGCGTCATGGCCGACTACGTGCTGGTCGACATGTTTGCCTCAGCCGTGACTGGCCAGACGACGCCGGAAGACGCCGTCACCGAGGCCGAGCGGCGGGCAAACCGTTACTATCGCGTCTAG
- a CDS encoding carbohydrate ABC transporter permease: MPTVPSGKPPSFMASLMQNHNVLGFLFMLPAAVFLVCFLTYPLGLGVWLGFTDTRIGRDGIFIGLENYIFLAEDAVFWLSVFNTLLYTSVASILKFVLGLWLALLLNENLPFKSFFRAIVLLPWVVPTVLSALAFWWIYDSQFSIISWSLMQLGVIDGPINFLGDPTNARISVIAANVWRGIPFVAISLLAGLQTIPASLQEAASLDGATNWQRFRYVTLPMLTPIIAVVMTFSVLFTFTDFQLIYVLTKGGPVNATHLMATLSFQRGIPGGQLGEGAAIAVAMIPFLLAAIMFSFFGLQRRKWQQGGQD; encoded by the coding sequence ATGCCCACTGTACCGTCCGGAAAGCCGCCATCCTTCATGGCTTCGCTCATGCAGAACCACAACGTGCTCGGCTTCCTGTTCATGCTGCCGGCGGCCGTATTCCTCGTCTGCTTCCTCACCTATCCACTCGGGCTCGGCGTCTGGCTCGGCTTCACTGACACGCGCATTGGCCGCGACGGTATCTTCATCGGTCTTGAGAACTATATCTTCCTCGCCGAGGACGCGGTCTTCTGGCTTTCGGTCTTCAACACGCTGCTCTACACCTCGGTGGCCTCGATCCTGAAGTTCGTGCTCGGCCTGTGGCTTGCCCTGCTGCTCAACGAAAACCTGCCGTTCAAGTCTTTCTTCCGGGCGATCGTGCTGCTTCCCTGGGTCGTGCCGACCGTGCTTTCGGCGCTGGCCTTCTGGTGGATCTACGATTCGCAGTTCTCGATCATCTCCTGGTCGCTGATGCAACTGGGCGTGATCGATGGACCAATCAACTTCCTCGGCGATCCGACCAATGCCCGGATTTCGGTAATCGCTGCCAATGTCTGGCGCGGCATTCCCTTCGTTGCCATCTCGCTGCTCGCCGGGCTGCAGACGATCCCGGCTTCGCTGCAGGAGGCAGCCTCGCTTGACGGCGCGACCAACTGGCAGCGCTTCCGCTACGTGACGTTGCCGATGCTGACGCCGATCATAGCCGTCGTCATGACCTTCTCGGTGCTTTTCACCTTCACCGATTTCCAGCTGATCTATGTGCTGACCAAGGGAGGACCGGTGAACGCGACCCATCTGATGGCGACGCTATCCTTCCAGCGCGGCATTCCGGGCGGTCAGCTTGGCGAAGGCGCGGCGATTGCTGTTGCCATGATCCCCTTCCTGCTTGCCGCGATCATGTTCAGCTTCTTCGGACTGCAGCGCCGCAAATGGCAGCAGGGCGGTCAGGATTGA
- a CDS encoding carbohydrate ABC transporter permease: MNTTTKIPDDVLTDHAEGMSYLNRLPRRIVVLYLPMAVFVFVLLFPFYWMAITAVKPNSQLTDYNNYSPFWVVGPTLDHIKYLFFETSYPGWLWNTMLVAVGSTILSLAASVFAAYAIERVRFTGSRPVGLMIFLAYLVPPSILFIPLALIVFKFGIYDSRLALIFTYPTFLIPFCTWLLMGYFRSIPFELEESALVDGATRWQILVKIILPLAVPGLISAGIFAFTLSWNEFIYALTFIQSSENKTVPVGVLTELVRGDVFEWGALMAGALFGSLPVVILYSFFVDYYVSSMTGAVKE; this comes from the coding sequence GTGAACACCACCACGAAAATCCCTGACGACGTCCTTACCGATCATGCGGAGGGCATGAGCTATCTCAACCGGCTGCCGCGCCGGATCGTCGTGCTCTACCTGCCGATGGCGGTCTTCGTCTTCGTTCTCCTGTTTCCCTTCTACTGGATGGCGATCACGGCGGTGAAGCCGAATTCGCAACTGACCGACTATAACAACTACAGCCCGTTCTGGGTCGTCGGACCGACGCTCGATCACATCAAGTATCTGTTCTTCGAGACGTCCTATCCGGGCTGGCTGTGGAACACGATGCTCGTCGCGGTCGGCTCCACGATCCTGTCGCTCGCGGCCTCGGTCTTTGCGGCTTACGCGATCGAGCGCGTGCGCTTCACCGGCTCGCGGCCGGTCGGGCTGATGATCTTCCTTGCCTATCTGGTGCCGCCGTCGATCCTCTTCATCCCGCTCGCCCTCATCGTCTTCAAGTTCGGGATCTACGATTCCAGGCTGGCGCTTATCTTCACCTATCCGACCTTCCTCATTCCCTTCTGCACCTGGTTGCTGATGGGCTATTTCCGCTCTATCCCGTTCGAGCTCGAAGAGAGTGCGCTGGTTGACGGCGCGACACGCTGGCAAATCCTGGTCAAGATCATCCTGCCGCTCGCCGTGCCCGGGCTGATCTCGGCGGGCATCTTCGCCTTCACGCTCTCCTGGAACGAATTCATCTATGCGCTGACATTCATCCAGTCGTCGGAAAACAAGACCGTTCCGGTGGGCGTACTGACCGAACTGGTGCGTGGCGACGTGTTCGAATGGGGCGCACTGATGGCGGGCGCGCTGTTCGGCTCACTGCCGGTCGTCATCCTCTACTCCTTCTTCGTCGACTATTACGTTTCGTCCATGACGGGCGCGGTGAAGGAATAG